The following coding sequences lie in one Paenibacillus durus ATCC 35681 genomic window:
- the argF gene encoding ornithine carbamoyltransferase, with the protein MGQGITDNTQGIVLKGRDFLELDDYSTEEIQYLIDLAIELKRKQKNGEVYQPLLGKTIGLIFEKSSTRTRVSFEVGMYQLGGHALFLSKNDIQLGRGETVGDTAQVMSRYLDGIMIRTFGHDKVEELARYASVPVINGLSDLAHPCQVLADYQTVYEHKGRLKGLKLAYIGDGNNMAHSLLLGGAKLGVHVSVAGPEGYEPDAAVVAKAREIAKETGSEIVITRSPEEAVKDADVIYTDVWASMGFEEEQLKREAAFKDYQVNEELVKGAKSDYMFLHCLPAHRGEEVTAGIIDGPNSYIFDEAENRLHAQKALMAALMG; encoded by the coding sequence TCAAAGGCCGGGATTTTCTGGAGCTGGACGACTACAGTACGGAAGAAATCCAGTATCTGATCGATCTGGCGATCGAGCTGAAGCGCAAGCAGAAGAACGGTGAAGTATATCAGCCGCTGCTGGGCAAGACGATCGGTCTTATTTTTGAAAAATCATCCACACGCACGCGCGTATCCTTCGAGGTGGGCATGTATCAGCTTGGCGGACATGCTCTGTTCCTGAGCAAGAACGACATTCAGCTTGGACGCGGCGAGACGGTGGGCGATACGGCGCAGGTCATGTCGCGTTATCTGGACGGCATCATGATCCGCACATTCGGGCATGACAAGGTCGAAGAGCTGGCCCGCTACGCGTCGGTGCCCGTTATTAACGGCCTGAGCGATTTGGCGCATCCGTGCCAGGTGCTGGCCGATTATCAAACGGTTTATGAGCACAAAGGCCGCTTGAAGGGCCTGAAGCTTGCCTATATCGGCGATGGCAACAATATGGCGCATTCCCTGCTGCTGGGCGGGGCGAAGCTCGGCGTCCATGTGTCGGTAGCGGGACCGGAAGGCTACGAGCCGGATGCAGCCGTTGTGGCCAAGGCGCGGGAAATCGCCAAAGAGACCGGCTCCGAGATCGTGATTACGCGCAGTCCGGAGGAAGCGGTGAAGGATGCGGATGTTATCTATACGGACGTATGGGCGAGCATGGGCTTTGAGGAAGAGCAGCTCAAGCGGGAAGCCGCGTTCAAGGATTATCAGGTAAACGAGGAGCTCGTCAAAGGCGCGAAGAGCGACTATATGTTCCTGCACTGCCTGCCTGCCCACCGGGGCGAGGAAGTGACCGCTGGAATTATCGACGGACCGAACTCCTACATTTTCGATGAGGCGGAGAATCGGCTGCATGCGCAAAAAGCGTTGATGGCCGCCCTGATGGGCTAA
- a CDS encoding argininosuccinate synthase, with protein MAKEKIVLAYSGGLDTSVILKWLKETYDAEIIAFTADIGQKEELDGLEEKALATGASKVYIDDLREEFAKDFIYPMFQAGALYEGQYLLGTSIARPLIAKRMVDIAIAEGATAIAHGATGKGNDQVRFELGAAGLAPNIKVIAPWRLEEFRNQFPGRAEMIAYAEANGIPVQASAAKPYSMDRNLLHISYESGVLEDPWFDASAPENKEMFLLTNAPEDAPDQPEYIELEFLKGDCVALNGEPLAPLQVMEKLNELGGKHGIGRVDMVENRFVGMKSRGVYETPGGTILFTAHRKMESITMDREVMNVRDSLITRYSTLVYNGFWFAPERKAIQALVTESQQNVTGTVRLKLYKGNIIAAGVKSPVSLYNPNIATMEADPTQAYDQGDATGFIRLNALRLKVSTGVAESAK; from the coding sequence ATGGCAAAAGAAAAAATCGTGCTCGCCTATTCCGGCGGCCTGGATACCTCGGTCATTCTGAAATGGCTGAAAGAAACGTACGACGCGGAAATTATTGCTTTTACGGCCGATATCGGCCAGAAGGAAGAGCTGGACGGTCTGGAGGAAAAAGCGCTCGCAACCGGCGCGTCGAAAGTTTATATCGACGACCTGCGCGAGGAATTCGCCAAGGATTTCATCTACCCGATGTTCCAGGCCGGGGCGCTGTATGAAGGGCAGTACCTGCTCGGCACCAGTATCGCCCGCCCGCTGATCGCCAAGCGCATGGTCGACATCGCTATTGCAGAAGGCGCGACAGCGATTGCTCACGGCGCTACCGGCAAAGGCAACGACCAGGTGCGCTTTGAGCTTGGCGCGGCTGGCCTTGCTCCGAATATCAAGGTGATCGCGCCTTGGCGGCTTGAAGAGTTCCGTAACCAGTTCCCTGGCCGCGCGGAAATGATCGCCTACGCGGAAGCGAACGGCATCCCGGTTCAGGCATCGGCGGCGAAGCCGTATTCAATGGACCGCAATCTGCTGCATATTAGCTACGAGAGCGGCGTCCTGGAAGATCCGTGGTTCGACGCCAGCGCGCCGGAGAACAAGGAAATGTTCCTGCTGACGAATGCGCCGGAAGACGCTCCGGATCAGCCGGAGTATATCGAACTGGAATTCCTGAAAGGCGACTGCGTTGCCCTTAACGGCGAGCCGCTTGCGCCTTTGCAGGTAATGGAGAAGCTGAACGAGCTGGGCGGCAAGCACGGTATCGGTCGCGTGGACATGGTGGAGAACCGCTTCGTCGGCATGAAGAGCCGTGGGGTATACGAGACTCCTGGCGGCACTATCCTGTTCACCGCCCACCGCAAAATGGAATCCATCACGATGGACCGTGAAGTGATGAACGTCCGCGACAGCCTGATTACCCGTTACAGCACGCTGGTATACAACGGTTTCTGGTTTGCTCCGGAACGCAAAGCCATTCAGGCGCTTGTGACTGAGAGCCAGCAGAACGTAACCGGAACCGTACGCCTCAAGCTGTATAAAGGGAACATTATCGCCGCAGGCGTTAAGAGTCCGGTCAGCCTGTACAATCCGAATATCGCGACGATGGAGGCCGACCCGACACAGGCCTATGATCAGGGCGACGCTACGGGCTTCATCCGCCTGAACGCGCTGCGCCTGAAGGTTTCCACCGGAGTGGCTGAATCGGCGAAATAA
- the argH gene encoding argininosuccinate lyase: MSKLWGGRFTKGTNKLVEEYTASIGFDKALAEEDVQGSLAHVTMLGKCGILPQEDVETIKQGLQKVLEKVRAGEVEFSVSDEDIHMNIEKQLIGEIGPVGGKLHTGRSRNDQVATDMHLYLRNRVVELTDLLHGLQEALIEQAKDNVETILPGYTHLQRAQPILFAHHLLAYVSMFRRDAERLTDSYKRINVLPLGAGALAGTTFPIDRHFVAEQLGFDGVYENSLDAVSDRDFIVEFLANASLIMTHLSRLSEELVLWSSTEFSFVELDDAFCTGSSIMPQKKNPDVPELVRGKTGRVYGNLIGLLTALKSLPLAYNKDMQEDKEGMFDTVATLTGALQLFAPMIATMKVNKGRMREAVNTDFSNATDIADFLVGKGLPFRQAHEVIGKTVLYCINEGKFLLDLTLDEFKQFSPLFDENIYAVLQPEAVVNARNVYGGTATVQVQAAIGRAEESLLEAKKWVAEHAAKL; this comes from the coding sequence GTGAGCAAGCTGTGGGGTGGACGTTTCACCAAAGGAACAAATAAGCTTGTGGAGGAGTACACAGCCTCCATCGGCTTCGATAAAGCGCTGGCAGAAGAAGATGTGCAGGGCAGTCTGGCGCATGTGACGATGCTTGGCAAATGCGGGATTTTGCCGCAGGAAGATGTGGAAACAATTAAGCAGGGTCTTCAGAAGGTGCTGGAAAAGGTTCGCGCCGGAGAGGTTGAATTTTCCGTCTCGGACGAAGACATTCATATGAACATCGAGAAGCAGCTGATCGGGGAGATCGGGCCGGTCGGCGGCAAGCTGCATACAGGACGCAGCCGCAACGACCAGGTGGCGACGGATATGCATTTGTATTTGCGCAACCGGGTCGTGGAGCTGACCGACCTGCTGCATGGGCTTCAAGAAGCGCTGATTGAGCAGGCCAAGGACAACGTGGAGACGATTCTGCCGGGCTATACGCATTTGCAGCGGGCGCAGCCGATTCTGTTCGCGCATCATCTGCTCGCCTATGTCTCGATGTTCCGCCGGGACGCGGAGCGGCTGACGGACAGCTACAAGCGCATCAATGTGCTGCCGCTGGGCGCCGGAGCGCTGGCGGGAACGACCTTCCCGATTGACCGGCATTTTGTAGCGGAACAGCTCGGTTTTGACGGCGTCTATGAGAACAGTCTGGATGCGGTCAGCGACCGCGATTTCATCGTTGAGTTCCTGGCGAACGCCTCGCTGATCATGACGCATCTGTCGCGTCTGAGCGAAGAGCTGGTGCTGTGGAGCAGCACGGAGTTCAGCTTCGTGGAGCTGGATGACGCTTTCTGTACAGGCAGCAGCATTATGCCGCAGAAGAAGAATCCGGACGTGCCGGAGCTTGTGCGCGGCAAGACGGGCCGTGTCTATGGCAACCTGATCGGGCTGTTGACGGCGCTGAAATCTCTGCCGCTCGCGTACAACAAGGACATGCAGGAAGACAAGGAAGGCATGTTCGACACGGTTGCGACGCTGACAGGCGCCCTGCAATTGTTCGCGCCGATGATTGCGACGATGAAGGTCAACAAGGGACGGATGCGGGAAGCGGTGAACACCGATTTCTCCAACGCGACGGATATTGCGGACTTCCTGGTCGGGAAAGGGCTGCCGTTCCGCCAGGCGCATGAGGTCATCGGAAAAACGGTGCTGTACTGCATCAATGAAGGCAAATTCCTGCTCGATCTGACGCTGGATGAGTTCAAACAGTTCTCGCCGCTGTTCGACGAGAATATTTACGCCGTGCTTCAGCCGGAAGCGGTTGTCAATGCGCGTAATGTGTACGGCGGAACGGCAACGGTGCAGGTGCAGGCGGCGATCGGGCGGGCGGAAGAGAGTCTGCTCGAAGCGAAAAAATGGGTTGCGGAGCATGCAGCGAAACTCTAA